CTCCTTTCTGCGATGTCGTCCATTTCAACATGGCTTTATCACCTGTTGAATTACCAATAGCAAGGATCGGACGTTTACCGATAATAGTTTCAATATTAATGGCTTTTTGTGGCCCATCATTGATGTAAACCAGCTTGCTATTCTTCTCTAGTTCACCATCTTTATAAGTATAACCAAACGTTGTACCAATCACGTTTTGTGCTGGAATATGATAAATCGCTTCACTCCAAGGCTTTACAAACGCACTACCAGCACCAGTAACAATAAACACATCAAATTGATGAGCATGTAGGTAATCAATCAATTCAATCATCGGCTGGAACACCAACGCAGTATATGGACGTTTAAAGCGTGGTGACTGATGTTCTTTCAGCCAATTGATCACATCTTGATTATACTGCTCAGGCGTCATATTAGATTGTGATGTTTCTAAAATTGGCAGTAATGCTGCCCACCCTTTTTTAAAGATCGCATTAGTATTATTGTCTAATACCCAACTATAAGGTGTTTGTGTTTTCCACTCTGGATGTTTGACACTTTTCTTTTTGATCTGATCAAAAGCAAATAAGAACTGGGTATAAGTCGGCTTTTCAGACCATAACGTGCCATCATTATCGATAACAGCAATACGATCACTTGGCTTCACATAATCTTTGCTGCCTTTGTTTGTCACATTATCGACAAAATTTAATAATGCTGTTCTAGGCTGACTCTTCGCCCATAATGGTAGAGCTTGTGTGTCACTATTACATTCCATACTCACGGCTGAAAATGAAAATAGCGATAAACACACGCCCATTAAACCCGCGATAATTACTTTGTTACTTTTCACGTTAAAATCCAAAATACAAAAAGGGGTAAGTCAAATAATAACTTACCCCTCTATAATTGCTATAAAATATACCTATTAACGATACTCTGAGTATGGATTTTCTGCACTAAGTTCAATTGCTTGCTCAAACTCAGATAACTGAAGAGACTCTTGAGTCATAGTTACAGAGTTTTCATCCATTACCGCTTCACCAAAGTAATAACGAATTTTCTCATCACCATGACACGCTGCTTTATCATTAGCAGCTGTAATCTCTGATATAGCTTGGTTACGTTGATGGTAACTTGCCATCACATCATCACCGTATTTCGCACCAAGCATCTCAATCGTTTGAGCAGGTGACAACACTAAGCCTGTGGCGTTATTTCCGCCAAAACCTTTAGCATTTAAGATCACAGCTCTGTAATCTAGCCCTTTATCACCAGCAAATTGGTGATCCATCAAGATATTTAAGTTTGAACGATGAACATCATCAGCAATGTGATCGATGGTTTTAATGCCCGGGATCCAGCCATGCTGCCATACACCTAACGATGCCACTAACTGATCACCTGCAGCAGCACTCATTGAGTGACCGACATACGATTTAATTGCCGTAACAGGCCAGTTATCAATCTTAAAGGTTTTTGCTACTTCATTAAGAATGTGGCTTTCAGTAACACGGTTTTGTGGCGTACCAGTACCATGTGCTTGAACGAATGTTTGCTTAACGCCCTCTTCACCCAAAATCGCTTTCGCCAGTGCTGTCGCTTTTGCCACAGTGACATAGTTGCCTACACCCGGTGCTGAGATCGATTTCTTGTTTGCATCTGCATTTACAAATACATCTGCAACCGATCCATAAATGTTTGCGCCAAGTTTTAACGCTAATTCATCATCCATTAGCACAACAAACTGTGCTGACTCAGCCATGGTAAAACCAGCATTTGCGGAGAATGGACGGCAAGCACGGCGATTATCAACTACATCGCTATTATCAAGTGCTTTAAGCTGAGCATCTTCTGCTAGTGCACCCATAACACGGAAACCTTCCATGATCTCAGGGATCACTGGTGCTTCCGCATTGCCCACAATCACCACTTTTGATTTGCCGTGTTGAATGTCGTACATACCTTGACGAAGGTTATATAAGAATGTGGCACATGCGCCCATGTTGGTACCGGTTGTACCGACACTGTTAATGACATAGCCATTGATAAAATCAGCAGGCATTTCAGCAAGCGATAACGCCATCATTTTAGAGCTAACTCGTCCACCAGTAAGGTGCGCAGCTAACATGCCACCTAGCGAGTTATCATCAATCTGGGCTAAACCACTACCAGCATAAACAGAGACTTCATCAGGCTTGATATGGCGTAAGATTTCATCCCACTCAACACCTAAAGAGTTAAGCGCGTCAGATGCACCGTAAATCGTTAAACTTAAACCACGAGGATGGAAACGAGAGTTATATAAAGAAGCAGGATTAAAGCCAGCAGGAATATTACCACCACTGGTCACAGGAAAAGCGACACGATCTTCAATCAGAGCATCAAGATTACCATTAACGGTGATGTGAACCTTGCTGCCCTCTTCTACAACTTCCCAGTTATCTGGAATTTTTGTTGGCAGTTTAGACTTACGTAAAGTAAAACAAATCTTATCGTTGTCAGTATTTAAATTAGCTTTGTATTGGTACAGCAGGTTATCAGGATCAAATGAATCAATGCGGCGCACAAAAGTGCTTGCTTTAATTGCTTCAATGATCTCTTCGGTGATCGACTCTTGCGTATTTAGTCCCATACGAGCAGCAAGATCTTGCCATGTTGATTGCATAACTTGCTCTGAAAGCACATCAGCAACCATTAGTTTATAACTATGAAAACCTGAGCTACGGCCCGCGGCATTAATGCCACCTAAACCAACAATCAGCGGTAACTTTGCCATTTAAAATCCCTGACTCTTATTTAAACACTGTTTTAAAACAGAATAACAGCATTACAGTGTTTATCACCTTTAATTTATGCCAAAATAACTGCCATATATGCCAATTTGATAATCAACTATCTGCATTACTAATATATTGCTCACAAAGAGAAAGGTATGAAAATAGGATTCGTGCTCTATCATCGTGCTTTGATCACAGGAATTTCGCTTAGTGCGGAAATGCTGACCAGTGCCGCCAGTTTACGTGATCGAAAAAGTCAAAAAGCAGACCCTTTTGAGATAAAAGTCGTTGCTCCTAGCCTTACTTCCCCCAAACTAACAGCAGGTATTCGTATTCAGCCTGATATTACTTTTGCTAATGCTGATACCTTTGATGTCATCATCTTACCGCCTATGTGGGGCAACCCTTTAGCCTCATTAACCAAACATCCTGAGATACCAAAATGGCTAATTAATCAATACCACAATGGCGCAAAGATCATTGCAACAGGAACTGGGGTTCTATGGCTGGCAGAAACAGGGCTGCTTGATGATCAAACCGCAACAACCCATTGGTATTTCTATGAAAAATTCTCGCAGCTATACCCCAAAGTCAGGCTTAATAAACAAGCTTCGATAACCTCTGCAAACGGGCTTTATTGCACTGAGAGTATCAACTCACAAACGGAAATGGTGCTGTATTTTATTACCAATAATTTTGGTCAGAAAATCGCTAAGATCATTGAAACCCATTACGGACATGAGATCAGTAAATCCGATCATCAGCCTTTTTATGAGATTGGTGGACAAGTACAGTTCGATGAATCCATTGCCGTTGCGCAAGACTGGATCAGATTAAATATCAGTAATCCTATTACGGCAAAAAGTATGGCTGAACATTGCCAATTACCACTGAGAACATTCAATCGTAAATTTAAAGATCAAGTCGGCCTTGCACCGCATCAATACCTGCAAAAAATACGTATGAAAACAGCCAAAGAGCTATTACGTGATTTTGGTATGTCTATAAACGAGGTATCCGAACAAGTAGGCTATAAAGATGCATATCACTTCTCTACTCGCTTTAAAAATGAGTTTGACGTTACACCCAGTGAATATCGAAAAATGGTAAAAGCTAAAACATATAATGCTTAATGAAATAAAACAAAGGCCAAGTGCATAACACTTAGCCTTTTCGTGTGCTTAATTCGCTGTTTGTCTTGTTAAACTAAACGTACCACTTAGCTACTTTGACCGTTCAGAGCCAACTTAATACGCTCATGAGTACGGTAGTTTGGAATCGAAATAAACTGATTATTAATTGGTTTAGTTCGAGGGTTATCGTAACCGTAAATATCAGGACGCATCGCTAGCTGACCATCCGGTGTTACCCAAGACGTTAAGTAAGCCACATCCAGATCCACATGCTTCTTCAAACCAATCTCACGGTGCTTATTGGAATTAATCATATCGTCGACAGAAGGCAAATTCGGCATATTTTGATAAGACAAAATAAGTTTTGCCATCTCACGAGGCTTTTGTACACGCATACAGCCAGAGCTTAAATCACGCTGACGACGTTTAAACAACGGATACTCTGATTGCTCTTCATCGTGCATATACACAGAGAACGAATCAGGCATCAAGAACGCCACACGACCGAGTGCGTTTTCAGGGCCGGGATCTTGACGGAACTCATGCGGGAATGTCTTCGGATTCACCGTTGCCCAATTAATCGAACTTGGTGGCACAACAGAGCGATCACTCCAACTGTTAATCACATCCATATGGTTACGCTGTAAGAAATTAGGATTCGCCTTAGCCGATGGAATTGTGTTCTGCACTTTAATAGTTTCAGGCACATACCAGTAAGGGTTAATCACAACCGTATTAATGTATGACTGGAACAAGTTCGTTGGGCGTTTTGGCATCCCGTCAATAATGTCCGACTCGAACACAGGTTTTTGATTCTCGTATAGCGTCATTGTGTAATCAGGAATGTTCACAATAATTTGTGGATCATCCCCTTCCAACTGAGCAAAACGCTCACGCTGTAAGTTCAATGCCGCAATACGTGCCAAGCTCGAATATGGGCGAGTTAATTGCCCCACCACTTCATGCCCGATAATACCATCAGCCTTTAAGCCATAATTCGTTTCAAAGGCTTTGATCGCTTGGTTCATAACACCAGTATTGATGATTTTCTTCTGTGCAATCACTTGTTGATACTGCGGCTGAGTTAAATACCCCAAATTCCACAGCACTGTTGCCACATCACTACCATAAGGAATGGTTTCACCCGGTAAAACCGCCTTAGCGAAGTGAACGTTATCGGCATCAAGCGGGTTAGCTGGCAAGCTTAACAGGTGGTTAATTACCCCCATTGTTGGAACAAATTGCGAAGAAGGCAGAAGAGAATTGATCTTTTGTACCGTTAATGGGAAATAACTCTGTGCCATTTGCAGCGTTAACGGCGCTAATGTCACGCGTTTTGAATTGTACAATGGACGCGGATCTTGCATTAACTGATGCACATAATCGATATAAACCAAGTAAGTATCGGTTAATAACAGATCAAAGCCACGTTCATCACGCTGTGTTTTTAAATTCTTTAATTCATCTAAACGCTGCTGCATTCCCGGCAGTGTTTTAGAATCAGCCACCGCTTGTAATTGCGGCATAATCGCATTCACTAACGCAGGATCTAACCAATATGGCATAAAGTTATTATCAGCATACAGCGCATCTAAAATCTTGTCGTTGCACACTTTAGTCATCGCATTCGGAGACAAAGACGCCGTGCTCTTAACCGTAACACCATCTAATACATGCCAATCCAGATCCGTCTTTGCCCCACTCTCAGCAGCCAAAGCCGAACCACAGGTCAATAATGCCGAAATGGTCATTACCGAGCGAATTACTGTATTTATCTTTTTACGACTAAATTTCATCTAACGTTCCTTATCTAAAAAAGCATGCTTTTCTAGAATCAAGATCATCCACTATTAATAGTGATAATGATCTCAAAAATAACTAATGGACGTAATCTATGCTAAAAAACGATACGTGAAAATATCAGTTTCGGAATATTAAATTTTATATGAACTTTGTTCGATTGAGATTTGTAAATGAATTGCTGCAATAATACTGATGAGTTGTTTATTTTATTTAAAATAATGTTTTATTTGAATAAGCATGGGGTAGAGGATAAAAAATTAAAATCCGTATTTAAGGATATTGCTATATAACGAGCCACGGTGAGTTTATCGTTTTAACTCATTTCTGATTAAAGATCATTTCTTACTTTCTACATTTCAAATAAACACTTTGAAACAAAATAATACAATCAAGCTTATGATATTTATGAATTAAATTGATTATCATTATCTAGTTTTATGGGCATTCTTTTATGTAAGAGTAAGAATGTTTGTTAATAAGCTATTAGTATTATTTTTAAGCTAAGAGGTAAATATTGGACGAGTATTCAATTCATCTAAAACGACAAGGTTTTGAGCTTCTTGAGGATATTGGAAGTGGACTTTCTGGTAAAACCAAAAAAGCTAAGCAAAACTCCTTAGAAAGATTTGTTGCCGTAAAGTTTTTCGATAGCGTATTTAATCGAAATAACAAAGAACTAAAGAAAAAGTTTAAGAGAGAAGCATTCATACTCGCAGAGGTACAGCATCCAGCGATTCCGTATGTGATTACTCACGGTGAAGTTAAATGTGAATACGATTCTGTTCCATATATTGTTATGGAGTATATCGATGGTACAAACTTAGAAGATTATGTGCAAAAGAATGGTGTCATCGATCAACGACAGGTCATCACAATTGCAACTCAAATCCTCGATGCATTATCACTTGTGCATGCAAAAGGAATTATTCATCGAGACATAAAGCCCTCAAATATTATGCTGTCTTCATCTGGTCACGCTTACCTGATTGATTTCTCAATTGGATGTGCCCCTTCAGGGAACCCTAAATTTACTAGAGCAACAAGAACTGGGGACCACTTAGGTTCTGTGGAATACATGTCTCCAGAACAAAGCGTCGATATGAAAAACATCGATAACCGTACAGACATCTACTCTTTGGGACTGACGTTATGTAAATTGTTAACAGGCACACCAACGCCCAAGGCTCTGGACAAGCCTGAACTCTCAGTTCCTTATGCTTTAAGAAATGTAATAAATAAGGCTTTAGAGTATGAAGTAAGTAATCGGTATCAAAATGTCAATGACATTTTGAGAGAGTTAAAAAGCATTTCTGGTGCCGGGCATTTTGCAATTAACACACCAAGTAAAGCACTTTGCTCTAATTTAAAATGTCCAGATGCACAATGGTCACCAAATGGTTTCTATAAAGGGGCTAACTTTATCGATAACTGCATTGATATTCACTGTACTTCCTGTGGGGACAAATTAATTTATCAATGTAAATGTGGGTACCCAATAGCCGAAACCCGTTTTTGTGGTGGTTGTGGTAGTGAGCTATTCAAAGTTCCTGAATGCAGTAGTTGTGGATCCTATCTAAATAAACAATATATGGGTAAAGATACGTCAAAAGGTTGTAGCAAATGTTTGTCAAAACGAGTCCAACCTCAGCCTCAACAGGCTAATTGGGGACAGCTACAACAACAACCTGCGCCAATGGACTTTGATGATATTCCATTCTAGAAAACAGAATACTAATTTAGCGTTATGTTAATTTGTCAATTTCGGAGAAATAGGTTGTTAAAGCTTAGTGAAGAAGTCCAGAAGTTAAAAACTCAAACATTAACCCTTTCTGGTATTGCATTGTTCATTTCCATTACAGCGGCATTACCAGAAAAAATTGCAATTATTGGTTTAGATCTTTCCGGAAGCAAAGAAACTGCAGGCTGGTTTCTATTAATCATTCTTGGCTATTTCCTTCTCAAGTTCACTGTATTTTCCACTTTTGAAGTGGTTAAAAAAGAGCTACCTAGTTGGATCAACTATAAAAGTAAAGCTCTTCGTGGAGATGTCATCGGACTTTCTGAACAAGAAATCTTCGATGAATATGAAAGACAGGACCAACATCATGTGAATGAAGACCTCGGTACACTTTCAGGTGAAGCAGCGGATATTAAGCGTAAAAGAAGCAAATTGGAGTATGATTGTAAATCAAAGTTTGTTTTAGCGTACAATTTATGGCTATATTTCAGTGACATAATTTTCCCAATTGTTTTTGCTTGTTACTGCTTTTGGGCTCTCTATTGTTTCTTAAAGCATGGTGTAGTATTCAAATTTACGTGACAAGGTAAGCAAGGTTATAACGTTACACTTTTACCTTTTCCTAATACTTCCCCCAATAAAAAACTGCCTAACAAGCTTTGCCCTCAAATGAGTTAGCCATTCAGCTAACTCATTTGTGATCACCAAGCAGAGCTTCTAACTACCCTACCCCAACAACTCTTTCCTGATAATCTCAGCGCCTGCACTTAAGGCTTCTAATTTACCTTGTGCGATATCTTGTGCCAGTGGTGCCATGCCGCAGTTGGTACATGGGTAGAGTTTATCTGCATCAACGAATTTCAATGCTTTACGTAAAGTGTTAGCCACTTCTTCGGGTGTTTCAATCTTATTACTGGCAACATCAATCGCCCCTACCATAACTTTTTTACCACGGATCAGTTCGAGTAAATCCATCGGTACATGGGAGTTATGACATTCAAGCGAGATAATATCGATGTTCGATTGTTGTAGTTTCGGGAACGCTTCTTCGTATTGTCGCCATTCAGAGCCAAGGGTTTTCTTCCAATCGGTATTGGCTTTAATGCCATAGCCATAACAAATGTGAACAGCGGTTTCGCATTTCAGCCCTTCAATGGCTCTTTCTAAACAAGCGATACCCCATGCATTCACTTCATCAAAGAACACATTAAAGGCTGGCTCATCAAATTGAATAATGTCGACACCTGCCGCTTCTAGCTCTTTAGCTTCTTCATTAAGGATTTTGGCAAATTCCCATGCTAGTTTTTCACGACTTTGGTAATGCGCATCATAAAGGGTATCAACCATGGTCATCGGCCCCGGCAATGCCCATTTGATAGGTTGTTTGGTTTGCTGGCGTAGGTATTTTGCATCTTCAACAAACACCGATTTTTGACGAGAAACAGGACCAACAACAGTAGGTACACTGGCATCGTAACGATCACGGATTTTAACGGTTTTTCGGGTTTCAAAATCGACGCCATTAAGGTGTTCAATAAAGGTGGTTACAAAATGTTGGCGAGTTTGTTCTCCGTCACTGACAATATCAATCCCTGCTTGTTGTTGATTTTGCAGTGATAAACGTAGCGCATCTTGTTTACCTGCCGCTAGTGCATCCCCTTCTAGTTTCCACTCTGACCAAAGTTTTTCAGGCTCGGCAAGCCAATCTGGTTTCGGTAAACTTCCTGCTGTTGATGTCGGTAATAATGTTTTCATGATAGTTAACGTCCTATGTTGATATAAATGATGAAAGCAATGTTGATGTTAGCTAGTCACGAAATTCGCTGACCATTGCTCAAGCACGGTTTGGTATGGTTTGATGAAGTGCTGCTCGGCAAATTTGCCTTGTTCACCCGCCAACCTGCTGCGCTCTTCTCGGTCATACACGATTTTGGTCAGTGAATGATCCGGGCTCTTTAAGTTGGGTTTATAGGACTTTCCAGCCACTGCGTTTGCATTATAGATTTCTGGTCGATAGATCTTTTGGAATGTTTCCATGGTGCTGATGGTACTGATCAGCTCAAGATTGGTGTAATCATTGAGTAAGTCACCAAAGAAGTAGAACGCCAAAGGAGCAACGCTGTTTGCAAGCATGAAGTAACGCACCTGCAAGCCCATTTTTTGGAAATACTGCTCGGTTAATGACGACTCATTGGGTTTATATTCCACGCCCAATACTGGGTGCTGATTTTCGGTGCGGAAATAGGTTTTGTTGTCTGACACGCTTAAACAAATCAAGGGTGTCTTTTTAAAATTCTCTTTATAAACAGCTGAATTAACAAAGCTCTGGAAGATTTTGCCATGCAGCTCACCAAAGTTATCTGGAATACTAAACTGTGGCTTACCTTTATTATGGTTTTGCAGTAGTACGCTGAAATCGTAATCACGCACATAAGAAGAAAAGTTGTTACCGACAATCCCTTCAATACGCTGGTTGGTTTGATTATCAACAATGTGGGTTTTTAATACTTCGATGGATGGGAATGTTTGCCCCTGCCCTTCAATGTCGATATCTACCGAGACAATTTCAAGCTCAACGGAATAGCGATCACCTTTAGGGTTATCCCAGTTCGCCAAGGCATTAAAGCTGTTATTGATCATGTTTAATGCGTTACGTAGATTCTGTTGGCGGCTTTCCCCTCGCGCTAAGTTAGCGAAATTGGTAGTAATACGTGTGTTGCTGGCGGGATGATAATTTTCATCAAGGCCCGTCTTATTAATAGTAAATGTGAAATCCTTTGTCATAGCGGCCTCTACCTTTTAGCTGAAATGAGTTGAATGCTGATGTACTGTCTGTATTCAGTTATACGTAGGGTGCTTGATCAATAAAAGCGTATTTCCTTCACACTCAACATGAGAAAAATTCAAGTTAATAGGTTTGAGTTGTTATAAATTTGTAAGCTATAGTGCTCAACCAATTTTGAATGGATGTATTTTTATTCAATACCTTAACTAACATTACGATGAAGAAGTGAATGGAATGACTGAATTATTGTTAATAATATATTGCGCATTACTTGGTAGTGGCGTGGGTTTTTTAGCGGGATTATTAGGCATTGGTGGCGGCTTAGTCATTGTGCCTATCTTGAGTATTATTTTACTCCACTTTGCGATTTTACCGCCTGATCAGGTGGTGATTGTTGCCATTGCCACTTCGTTAGCGTCTATCCTGTTTACTTCGACTTCTTCAGCGATTGCTCACCATAAGAACGGCAATGTGCCTTGGGATTTAGCACCTTGGATCATGACGGGCGTTGCCCTTGGCGCTCTGATCAGTGGCTTTCTTGCCGCCTTATTACCAGCCAATGTGGTACGCATAGTATTTGCTGTAAGTGTGGCATTGATTGCACTAAAGATGTTCTACAGCAGCACCCAAAAGGACAACGCCAAAACACGTAATATGCCAAACAATGTGGTGCTTACCTTTTTAACTACGATAACGGGCGGTTTGTCTGCGATGATTGGTATTGGTGGCGGTGCACTGTTAGTGCCTTTATTGACATTCTTCTCGCTTGATATGAAAAAGGCCATTGGCTGTGCGTCGGCGTGTGGCATTGTGATCGCGCTGTTTGGCTCTATTGGTTATATCACCTCTGGTAGCAGCTATTTATCTATCAGTGATGGTTTCGCTGGCTTTGTGTATTTACCAGCGTTATTCGGTATTGTGTGTACCTCTTGGTTCACTGCTCCATTAGGTGCAAAAGCCACTCACCACTTACCTGTGCCAACGATCAAAAAAATCTTCTCAGTGTTATTGCTAGCAATGGCAACCAATATGGCGATGAGTTAACCAAGCACCAAGGCGGGATCGCACTTTATAAACAACAAAGAGAGCTAAAATAGCTCTCTTTGTATTTTTAATTTTTCAATAATTACAATACATATAGCACTTTAATCACATGCCAACCAAACTTGGTTTTTACCAGCTCTGGGATCAAACCACGTAGGTTGTTGTTCTTCATTTTTAACGCTTGGCTAGTGCTGATTGCTTTGCCAGAAAATACCGCTTTATCAAATTGCGGTACCATAGCACCTTTACGAAATTCGCCTAAATCACCGCCTTTCTTTCCTGATGGACACGTTGAGTGTTTCTTAGCGAGATCTTGAAATTTTGCACCTTTTTTTAGCTGCTCTAGAATGTCGTCAGCCAATTCTTTGTGTTTAACCAAAATATGAAGTGCGTGTGCGCTAGAAGCCATGGTGCGTTACCTGTTTCGATTACTCTTTATGGCGCGAGATTTTGCGACAAATACGCCCAACTAGCAAGCCATTCACTGAAATTGAATAAAACATCAACACTTCTAGTGCTGGATAATTAGACAGCTATAACTGGATCATAGTTTTACAATAAAAGCTTAAATATTTAACGACTTACACCTATTTACAAGGCTATCATAGTAACCTCCATTCACTTTCCATTCATGCTTGCTACGTTACAGTTATAGATATGAAAATACGTCATAGATATTTATATATAATCGGACTTCTCGGTTCGTTAACCTTTGCAGCTATTGCTGCACCTAGTGTTAGCGACGATGAACACCACGATGATGTAATGACAGCCGTAGAAAAAGGGCTTATAAAGCCTTATTCAGCGCTTCAACATAAAGTTTCACAACAGTTATCTGCACGCATAATTAAAGTAGAGCTCAACGAAGATAATGGTGAGTGGATCTATGAACTAAAACTGATTGATAATGAAAACAATATAATAAAAGTTGAATATCAAGCTCAATCCTTGCAAATGTTACAGATAAAAGGACGACATTTAGAAAATGTCATCAAGGCTCCAAAATGAAAATTCTTGTTATAGAAGATGAAGTAACCCTTGGCGAACAAATTATTGCTGGGTTAGAACAAAGTGGTTGGGTAGCTGAGCTATCTAGTGATGGTATTGATGCGCTATACCGCGCGACTTCTGAACCTTGGGATGCGATTGTTCTCGATTTAGGTTTACCAAAATTAGACGGTATTACAGTTTTAAAAGGCATCAGGGAAGAAAACGTTAACTGCCCTGTGGTTATTTTAAGTGCCCGTAATGAGTTAACTCAGCGTGTTGATGGCTTAAACGCTGGTGCTGATGATTACCTTACCAAACCTTTTCAAATGGTTGAATTAGTTGCACGTGTACGTGCCCAACTTCGTCGTTCTACTGGTAACGCTTCCCCTGTTATTCAAGCTGGCGATTTAAGCCTTGATACCCGTACCTCTAAGGTGACGTGGCAAGGACAGTTAGTCGATCTTACTGCGCTTGAATTTAAAGTATTGTCTTATTTAATGCACAACACTGACAAAGTGATTTCTCGTACTGAGTTGGTTGAGCATATCTATAAACAAGATTTTGATCGCGACTCAAATACCATTGAAGTCTTTATTGGCCGTATTCGTCGTAAGATCGGTAACGATGTCATTAAGACTGTTCGTGGTCTTGGATACCGGATTAATGCTAGCTAATAAACGAAAGAAAGGTCAGCCGAGTATTCGTAATCGCCTGCTAAGTGCTGCTGCAATTTGGTTGATGGCGATTATTTTAACGGCTGGCTATCTTGTTCCGAGCTTTATAAAAAACTACCTCATCGAACAAGAAAAAACGCAGCTATACATCTATTTGGATCAAATCACAGCGTTAGTGGATATTGACTCACACGGGCGAGTTTATCTTGATGGTCGACTCTCTAATCCACGCTTTAACTCCCCTTATAGCGGTTTATATTGGTCGTTAAAGCTGAATAACCAACACCTTCGTTCTCGCTCTCTTTGGGATACGACGATTTCAGGTAACACTGAAGATGGTTATCAAGGTCCAAATAAACAGTCGTTGATTGTTGTTAAGCGTAAGTTTTTATTACCTGACAGTGATTATCCGGTTGAGCTTTCTGTTGCCGTTAACCAAGATCGTTTACTAAAAACACTGCAACAGTTAACCCGTGGCTTATGGTTGATCTTAACCATTATGGCGATAGGTATTTTAGCGTTAACGACACTGCAAGTAAGTTGGTCGCTATGGCCGCTGCGTAAACTACGTCGTAACTTAAAGCTAGTGCGAGAAGGTAAA
The genomic region above belongs to Photobacterium leiognathi and contains:
- a CDS encoding response regulator transcription factor, whose amino-acid sequence is MKILVIEDEVTLGEQIIAGLEQSGWVAELSSDGIDALYRATSEPWDAIVLDLGLPKLDGITVLKGIREENVNCPVVILSARNELTQRVDGLNAGADDYLTKPFQMVELVARVRAQLRRSTGNASPVIQAGDLSLDTRTSKVTWQGQLVDLTALEFKVLSYLMHNTDKVISRTELVEHIYKQDFDRDSNTIEVFIGRIRRKIGNDVIKTVRGLGYRINAS
- a CDS encoding PepSY domain-containing protein — translated: MKIRHRYLYIIGLLGSLTFAAIAAPSVSDDEHHDDVMTAVEKGLIKPYSALQHKVSQQLSARIIKVELNEDNGEWIYELKLIDNENNIIKVEYQAQSLQMLQIKGRHLENVIKAPK
- a CDS encoding DUF1852 domain-containing protein, with amino-acid sequence MTKDFTFTINKTGLDENYHPASNTRITTNFANLARGESRQQNLRNALNMINNSFNALANWDNPKGDRYSVELEIVSVDIDIEGQGQTFPSIEVLKTHIVDNQTNQRIEGIVGNNFSSYVRDYDFSVLLQNHNKGKPQFSIPDNFGELHGKIFQSFVNSAVYKENFKKTPLICLSVSDNKTYFRTENQHPVLGVEYKPNESSLTEQYFQKMGLQVRYFMLANSVAPLAFYFFGDLLNDYTNLELISTISTMETFQKIYRPEIYNANAVAGKSYKPNLKSPDHSLTKIVYDREERSRLAGEQGKFAEQHFIKPYQTVLEQWSANFVTS
- a CDS encoding sulfite exporter TauE/SafE family protein; translated protein: MTELLLIIYCALLGSGVGFLAGLLGIGGGLVIVPILSIILLHFAILPPDQVVIVAIATSLASILFTSTSSAIAHHKNGNVPWDLAPWIMTGVALGALISGFLAALLPANVVRIVFAVSVALIALKMFYSSTQKDNAKTRNMPNNVVLTFLTTITGGLSAMIGIGGGALLVPLLTFFSLDMKKAIGCASACGIVIALFGSIGYITSGSSYLSISDGFAGFVYLPALFGIVCTSWFTAPLGAKATHHLPVPTIKKIFSVLLLAMATNMAMS
- a CDS encoding peptidylprolyl isomerase, which codes for MASSAHALHILVKHKELADDILEQLKKGAKFQDLAKKHSTCPSGKKGGDLGEFRKGAMVPQFDKAVFSGKAISTSQALKMKNNNLRGLIPELVKTKFGWHVIKVLYVL
- a CDS encoding methionine synthase → MKTLLPTSTAGSLPKPDWLAEPEKLWSEWKLEGDALAAGKQDALRLSLQNQQQAGIDIVSDGEQTRQHFVTTFIEHLNGVDFETRKTVKIRDRYDASVPTVVGPVSRQKSVFVEDAKYLRQQTKQPIKWALPGPMTMVDTLYDAHYQSREKLAWEFAKILNEEAKELEAAGVDIIQFDEPAFNVFFDEVNAWGIACLERAIEGLKCETAVHICYGYGIKANTDWKKTLGSEWRQYEEAFPKLQQSNIDIISLECHNSHVPMDLLELIRGKKVMVGAIDVASNKIETPEEVANTLRKALKFVDADKLYPCTNCGMAPLAQDIAQGKLEALSAGAEIIRKELLG